The Triticum aestivum cultivar Chinese Spring chromosome 7B, IWGSC CS RefSeq v2.1, whole genome shotgun sequence genome window below encodes:
- the LOC123160626 gene encoding disease resistance protein RGA5 gives MEPVSVATGAMGSVLGKLGALLADDHEVPNVDDVEALKAELQAVHASLKAISQAEDPGEQGRRWMKEAREFSYDVEDAIDEFMLPPRDGSGHTASDVFSEKFSTWLRDAAARRRTGQEISDSISRAGGGGIEAEDPRDCSFYKEMREPVGLDGPAAELVKMLNGGGKKLEVVSIVGCGGLGKTTLARRVYDTLGEQFEYRAFVSVSRRPRVVALLREIRSQLGCEHDQTFTEDEQSLADSISNFLQDKRYLIIVDDVWDIQTWDIIKGAFPKSNFGSRIITTTRIHEVAKSCSASCGGRVYMLSPLSTVDSERLFFKMVFNSSEQCPSHLKRVSDKILQKCGGLPLAIIAISGLLVANTHEDQWEQVYSSIRHGLGSNPAVERTMRILLLGYFDLTPCLKSCLLYLSVFPEGYAIKKERLVMRWIAEGFIPEEHGHTLYESAERCFNELISRNLIQPGEINKFGEVESCRVHGIILDFLMSMSNKDNFVTLIGVPGVNPEPQNKVRRLSLQGDSEIPADLILCNARSLSVFGHCVKMPSLLKFRHLRILDFEGSGEVEDQHLAEIGDLVHLKYLRLKSKVGKLPQQIAELQSLELLEICESNATTEIPSAINQLTQLVRLVVNDETILPDEIGGLKALQVLRGINVNTQLTNFVRQVCLLSNLRELSISFINYYAGDNWKENQEEMVNSVCQLGRANLHVLHITINEGADEIFEESWSPAPHSLRELVVEVGIVSSVPRWVGSLVNLQKLAVPMWEVGEEDVVILGSLPDLRHLSLTALAAGSKEGRLRVTQSHGFPSLVSFWIGGEECALGLVFEAGSMPKLQNLELEFDAEETSSVTDGGFDFGIKHLSCLTSTTVRSTYDDPIRPTLEVAMERCINEHPNRPTLIWMK, from the exons ATGGAGCCGGTGAGCGTCGCCACGGGGGCCATGGGGTCCGTCCTCGGGAAGCTGGGCGCTCTGCTTGCCGACGACCACGAGGTTCCCAATGTTGACGACGTCGAGGCCCTCAAGGCGGAGCTCCAGGCGGTGCACGCCTCCCTCAAGGCAATATCCCAGGCGGAGGATCCCGGCGAGCAAGGCCGGCGCTGGATGAAGGAGGCGCGGGAGTTCTCTTACGACGTGGAGGACGCCATAGACGAGTTCATGCTCCCTCCCCGCGACGGATCTGGTCATACTGCCTCAGATGTCTTCTCTGAAAAGTTCAGCACCTGGTTGAGGGACGCGGCGGCTCGCCGTCGGACAGGCCAAGAGATCAGCGACAGCATCTctagggccggcggcggcggcatcgaggCAGAGGATCCCCGGGACTGCTCTTTCTACAAGGAGATGCGTGAGCCCGTGGGCCTTGACGGACCCGCTGCTGAACTCGTCAAAATGCTGAACGGGGGAGGGAAGAAGCTGGAGGTGGTTTCCATCGTCGGGTGTGGCGGGCTGGGCAAGACCACTCTTGCTCGTCgtgtctacgacacattgggtgaGCAGTTCGAGTACCGGGCTTTCGTCTCCGTCTCCCGGAGACCTCGTGTGGTGGCACTTTTGAGGGAGATTCGCAGCCAACTGGGCTGTGAGCATGACCAAACCTTCACTGAGGATGAGCAATCGCTCGCTGACAGCATCTCCAATTTCCTACAGGATAAAAG GTACTTGATAATAGTAGATGATGTATGGGATATTCAAACATGGGATATTATTAAGGGTGCCTTTCCAAAAAGCAATTTTGGCAGCAGAATAATCACAACAACGCGTATACATGAAGTAGCCAAATCTTGCAGTGCATCATGTGGGGGTCGAGTTTATATGTTAAGCCCTCTCAGTACCGTCGACTCGGAAAGGTTGTTTTTTAAGATGGTGTTTAATTCCAGTGAGCAATGCCCGTCCCACCTTAAAAGAGTTTCTGACAAGATCTTGCAAAAATGTGGTGGTCTGCCCCTGGCAATTATTGCTATATCCGGTTTACTGGTTGCCAACACGCATGAAGATCAATGGGAGCAAGTGTACAGTTCTATTAGGCATGGACTTGGAAGCAACCCTGCTGTTGAAAGAACCATGAGGATTTTGTTGCTAGGCTACTTTGATCTTACTCCTTGCCTAAAATCATGCCTGCTTTACCTCAGTGTATTCCCAGAAGGTTATGCTATCAAGAAGGAACGTTTGGTAATGAGATGGATTGCCGAGGGGTTCATTCCTGAAGAGCATGGGCACACCCTATATGAATCAGCAGAGAGGTGTTTTAACGAGCTCATCAGCCGGAACCTGATCCAACCAGGGGAGATAAATAAGTTCGGTGAGGTGGAAAGCTGTCGAGTCCATGGCATAATTCTTGATTTCCTCATGTCCATGTCAAACAAAGACAATTTTGTTACTTTAATTGGTGTACCTGGTGTAAATCCTGAGCCGCAAAACAAAGTCCGCCGACTGTCTCTACAGGGTGATAGTGAAATTCCAGCAGATCTTATTTTGTGTAATGCCCGGTCACTTTCTGTTTTTGGTCATTGTGTTAAAATGCCATCCCTCTTGAAGTTCAGACACTTGCGCATTTTAGATTTTGAAGGTTCTGGGGAAGTAGAAGATCAACATCTTGCAGAAATAGGTGATCTGGTCCATCTGAAGTACCTGAGGCTCAAGTCAAAAGTTGGAAAGCTTCCCCAACAAATAGCAGAGTTACAGTCCTTGGAGTTACTTGAGATATGCGAAAGTAATGCGACAACTGAAATTCCATCAGCCATCAATCAACTTACACAATTGGTACGTCTAGTTGTTAACGATGAAACTATATTACCGGATGAAATTGGTGGCCTCAAAGCATTGCAAGTGCTCAGAGGCATTAATGTCAACACCCAGTTGACCAACTTTGTTCGGCAAGTTTGTCTGCTATCAAACCTGAGGGAACTGAGCATAAGTTTTATCAACTATTATGCTGGTGATAACTGGAAGGAGAACCAGGAAGAGATGGTCAATTCAGTATGTCAGCTAGGCAGAGCAAACCTTCATGTTCTACACATTACTATCAACGAGGGAGCAGATGAGATCTTTGAGGAGTCATGGAGCCCTGCTCCACATAGTCTCCGGGAACTTGTCGTCGAGGTGGGCAttgtctccagtgttccaagatGGGTTGGCTCACTTGTCAACCTCCAGAAATTAGCGGTGCCTATGTGGGAAGTTGGGGAGGAGGATGTGGTGATCCTGGGAAGCCTACCTGATCTGCGTCATCTTAGCCTCACTGCATTGGCAGCTGGATCAAAAGAAGGGCGTCTCAGAGTCACCCAAAGCCATGGGTTCCCTTCCTTGGTAAGTTTCTGGATCGGCGGAGAAGAGTGTGCACTGGGGTTAGTTTTTGAAGCTGGTTCCATGCCAAAGCTACAAAATCTTGAGCTCGAGTTCGATGCAGAGGAAACTAGTTCTGTGACTGATGGCGGTTTTGATTTTGGCATCAAGCATCTCTCCTGCCTCACAAGCACAACGGTTCGCTCTACTTACGACGATCCCATTCGTCCCACGTTGGAGGTTGCCATGGAGAGATGCATTAACGAGCATCCCAACCGTCCCACGTTGATATGGATGAAATGA
- the LOC123159477 gene encoding uncharacterized protein produces the protein MAHRHHLLLLLPLLALAVSFVVAAPEGHGDSAAFIDGASHRYLRDQQDDQATSMSLDEVSAAVSVLLGFAPPAMLPLPSSAKLNKLLLPKPFDRPRAVFLMQIDGSHDSVDSFISDAGSIYKTKIDGANNAATGLTDKDELIVICSDESSGSDVLDNELTDLATWLEGSYQKADGKLNIPLKSGNSLTLLLNKEVDVEFASSLISLLKTIKRGIQVHEDFSGGIVSPAELLVCRFTGIKALEDEYGSAEIVKQGAEVVRTALTKAFDQLQGAYNGKIVGLVISTEEASTSLASIIDGPSSLHISRRLAEASKTNATASIAAIYLVRLSLAWITGIILLVSTLIGICLLMNMPLTRDTLLYSNVKMD, from the exons ATGGCTCACCGtcaccacctccttctcctccttcctctcctcgcGCTTGCCGTCTCCTTCGTCGTCGCCGCCCCTGAG GGACATGGAGATTCCGCCGCCTTCATCGACGGCGCGTCGCACCGCTACCTGCGGGATCAGCAGGACGACCAG GCCACGTCGATGTCACTTGATGAAGTTTCCGCAGCTGTTTCTGTCTTGCTTGGTTTTGCACCACCTGCCATGCTTCCTCTGCCTTCTTCTGCAAAG TTAAACAAGCTGCTACTCCCAAAGCCATTTGACAGGCCTCGTGCTGTTTTCTTGATGCAAATTGATGGATCCCATG ACTCTGTCGATAGCTTCATATCTGATGCCGGTAGTATTTACAAAACCAAGATTGATGGTGCAAACAATGCTGCTACAGGGCTTACAG ATAAGGATGAATTGATTGTCATTTGTTCAGATGAATCTTCTGGATCAGATGTTCTTGATAATGAACTCACCGACTTG GCAACCTGGTTGGAGGGATCCTACCAGAAAGCTGATGGCAAATTAAACATCCCCTTGAAGAGTGGAAACAGTCTTACTTTGCTCCTCAATAAG GAAGTAGACGTTGAATTTGCATCCAGCTTGATCTCGCTTCTCAAAACCATCAAAAGGGGTATTCAGGTTCATGAAGATTTTTCAGGAGGCATCGTGAGCCCTGCAGAGTTATTAGTATGCCGCTTCACGGGCATTAAG GCTCTGGAAGATGAATATGGTTCTGCAGAAATTGTTAAGCAGGGAGCTGAAGTAGTTCGGACAGCTCTGACCAAAGCATTTGATCAATTGCAGGGAGCATATAACG GGAAAATTGTTGGGCTGGTAATATCCACTGAGGAGGCTTCAACATCCTTGGCATCCATCATCGATGGACCGTCTTCATTGCATATCTCGAGACGGCTTGCAGAAGCATCGAAAACTAATGCTACAGCTTCTATAGCTGCTATATATCTTGTTAGATTGAGTCTTGCATGGATTACAGGGATCATCCTTCTTGTCTCAACTCTCATTGGG ATTTGCCTGCTCATGAACATGCCGCTTACCAGGGACACACTCCTATATTCAAATGTCAAGATGGATTAG